From the genome of Hymenobacter cellulosilyticus, one region includes:
- a CDS encoding energy transducer TonB: MTHLLSVPATLVILLTGSCLRQAPDTGPGPGNNTQPAVSTQASDTCHQARTAAATDFRKGTYELHSREFLPLENAYLDVLAADYQVQWRFVETDEPGSYFGCYDDHLLALLESKYGPDFLKAARSKADSLDQTGKWNRDASFRQGFEAQQAFLYGHIDWKKAPERTGKASRVYVSFTVDTLGRIRNPVITKGLDPAHDQEALRVVGLMPDWNPTYRQGKPKSFGWTLPILFTRAMRLRYAR, translated from the coding sequence ATGACCCACCTGCTCTCTGTGCCTGCGACCCTGGTGATTCTGCTGACGGGTAGTTGCCTGCGCCAGGCCCCCGATACCGGCCCAGGGCCCGGCAACAACACCCAGCCAGCCGTAAGCACACAAGCGTCGGATACGTGCCATCAGGCCCGAACCGCAGCAGCGACGGATTTCCGGAAGGGAACCTACGAACTGCATTCCCGGGAGTTTTTGCCCCTAGAAAACGCCTACCTGGACGTGCTGGCCGCTGACTACCAGGTGCAGTGGCGCTTTGTGGAAACCGATGAGCCCGGCAGCTACTTTGGCTGCTACGACGACCACCTCTTAGCGCTTCTGGAATCGAAATACGGTCCGGACTTTCTGAAGGCTGCCCGAAGCAAAGCCGACAGCCTGGATCAGACGGGGAAGTGGAACCGGGATGCCTCGTTTCGGCAGGGGTTTGAAGCTCAGCAGGCGTTTCTTTATGGCCATATCGACTGGAAAAAAGCCCCGGAGCGGACCGGCAAGGCTTCCCGGGTGTATGTAAGCTTTACTGTAGACACCCTGGGCCGGATTAGAAATCCTGTCATTACCAAAGGCCTCGACCCGGCCCACGACCAGGAAGCCTTGCGGGTTGTAGGCCTGATGCCGGACTGGAACCCGACCTATCGGCAAGGAAAGCCCAAAAGCTTCGGCTGGACGCTCCCCATTCTTTTCACCCGGGCCATGCGCCTTCGGTACGCCCGGTAG
- a CDS encoding pectate lyase family protein, producing the protein MKTNTLLASALLSFSGLLAGCDTSSPTPAAPAAPVSSSADVEATCTAQGWASQNGGTNGGGTATPTIVTTYDQLKAAITNSAVKVVQVNGTIIIPSGGRISFQDQTNKTLFGSAGAKLVSADQTQAGSGIIYVKRCSNIVIRNLVFEGPGAYDVDGWDNATIDACTRVWIDHCEFRDGVDGNLDFKNTADLITVSWTKFAYLKAPRPDGPGGSDDHRFSNLVGSSDTSTGDRGKLSITFARCWWAQGCVARMPRVRFGKVHVVNNLFGSSVSTSGVMAGLEANLLIQNNVFENMNRPIDLMANNATAVQATGNIFTNTTGNTAGNGKTAFTPPYTVSVLSASSVKATVTASTGAGATVGGNTCASSGI; encoded by the coding sequence ATGAAAACCAACACTCTCCTGGCGTCCGCGCTACTATCCTTTTCCGGGCTGCTAGCTGGCTGCGACACGAGCAGCCCTACTCCGGCCGCTCCCGCTGCCCCAGTCTCCTCCTCAGCCGATGTAGAAGCTACCTGCACGGCGCAAGGCTGGGCCTCGCAAAACGGCGGCACCAACGGCGGCGGTACTGCTACGCCCACCATCGTTACGACCTACGACCAACTCAAAGCCGCCATTACCAACTCGGCCGTGAAGGTGGTGCAGGTCAATGGCACGATTATCATTCCCTCGGGCGGAAGGATTTCCTTTCAGGACCAGACCAACAAAACCCTCTTCGGCTCGGCCGGGGCCAAGCTCGTCTCGGCTGACCAGACCCAGGCCGGCTCGGGCATTATCTACGTCAAGCGCTGCTCCAACATCGTGATTCGCAACCTGGTCTTTGAAGGGCCCGGAGCCTACGACGTCGACGGCTGGGACAATGCCACCATCGACGCCTGCACCCGCGTCTGGATTGACCACTGCGAGTTCCGCGACGGGGTCGACGGCAACCTCGACTTTAAGAACACGGCCGACCTTATTACCGTGTCCTGGACCAAGTTTGCCTACCTGAAAGCCCCACGTCCCGACGGCCCCGGCGGCTCCGACGATCACCGCTTCTCCAACCTGGTAGGCTCTTCCGATACCTCTACCGGCGACCGGGGCAAGCTCAGCATCACCTTTGCCCGCTGCTGGTGGGCCCAGGGCTGCGTGGCCCGTATGCCCCGCGTGCGGTTCGGCAAGGTGCACGTCGTCAACAACCTGTTTGGCAGCTCGGTGAGCACCTCGGGCGTAATGGCCGGCCTGGAAGCCAACCTGCTGATTCAAAACAACGTGTTTGAGAACATGAACCGCCCCATCGACCTAATGGCCAACAACGCCACGGCCGTGCAGGCCACCGGCAACATCTTCACTAACACGACCGGCAACACCGCCGGCAACGGAAAAACGGCCTTCACGCCGCCCTACACCGTGTCGGTACTTAGCGCTTCGAGCGTGAAAGCAACGGTAACCGCTTCGACTGGAGCCGGGGCTACCGTAGGTGGCAACACCTGCGCCAGCAGCGGCATCTAA
- a CDS encoding SDR family oxidoreductase, translating to MPTNTILVVGGNGIIGRNAVQYLLATGNWQVLVTSASPLDYETEARYVQLDLLDPQAVAAQAETLRAVTHVIYAAYIEGKTLAAQTQVNLTLLRNLVTGLEEVAPGFRHLTFIQGGKAYGAHLGRYKTPALETDPRHFPPNFYYSQEDFLREQSAGKAWNWTAVRPDVVVGFAVGNPMNLANLIAVYATLCKELRVPFRFPGSLQAYHVLVNVTDATLLAQAMEWVATHEECHGQIYNVTNGDIFRWSQLWPRFAEYFGVEYAEPITFPCTSTWPTRPSSGSSWCSATA from the coding sequence ATGCCTACGAACACAATTCTGGTTGTTGGCGGCAACGGCATCATCGGCCGCAATGCTGTGCAGTACTTACTCGCCACCGGCAACTGGCAGGTGCTGGTTACCTCCGCTTCCCCACTTGACTACGAAACCGAGGCCCGCTACGTGCAGCTCGATTTGCTGGACCCGCAGGCCGTGGCGGCCCAGGCCGAGACGCTGCGCGCGGTGACCCACGTCATCTACGCCGCCTATATCGAGGGCAAAACCCTGGCAGCTCAAACACAGGTGAACCTGACGCTGCTGCGCAACCTGGTTACGGGCCTGGAAGAGGTAGCGCCGGGCTTCCGCCACCTAACTTTCATTCAGGGCGGCAAGGCGTACGGGGCCCACCTGGGCCGCTACAAAACGCCCGCCCTGGAAACCGACCCGCGTCACTTCCCGCCCAATTTCTACTACAGCCAGGAAGATTTTCTGCGGGAGCAGTCGGCAGGGAAAGCCTGGAACTGGACGGCCGTGCGCCCCGACGTGGTAGTGGGCTTTGCCGTGGGCAACCCCATGAACCTGGCCAACCTGATTGCCGTGTACGCTACCCTGTGCAAGGAGCTGCGCGTGCCTTTTCGCTTTCCCGGCAGCCTGCAGGCCTACCACGTGCTGGTAAACGTAACCGACGCTACGCTGCTGGCCCAGGCCATGGAGTGGGTAGCCACCCACGAGGAGTGCCACGGGCAAATCTACAACGTGACCAACGGCGACATTTTCCGCTGGAGCCAGCTCTGGCCCCGGTTTGCCGAGTACTTCGGGGTGGAATACGCCGAGCCCATCACCTTCCCCTGCACGAGTACATGGCCGACAAGGCCGAGCTCTGGCAGCAGCTGGTGCAGCGCCACGGCCTGA
- a CDS encoding alpha/beta hydrolase: MLGYPLQDDRLCRYFAQHAQCLVVNVDYTLAPEHPFPAPVYQSYEVLKWVHEQATTLGYDADRLAIGGRSAGGSITAAVALLVKERQEFALALQVLDYPSLNLADRTEEKHVVPRKNQVLSVELASFFKHMYVPCPADRLHPLASPLLAPDLSGLAPALILTAEYDLLRDEGREYARKLQAQGVAVTHQEFAGTDHGFTLLGPKAAAQQAWELMATSLRQALHPSAA, encoded by the coding sequence GTGCTGGGCTATCCGCTGCAGGACGACCGGCTGTGCCGTTATTTTGCCCAGCACGCCCAATGTCTGGTGGTGAACGTGGACTACACCCTGGCGCCCGAGCACCCGTTTCCCGCCCCGGTCTACCAAAGCTACGAGGTGCTGAAGTGGGTGCACGAGCAGGCCACCACCCTGGGCTACGATGCCGACCGTCTGGCCATCGGGGGCCGCAGTGCGGGCGGCAGCATCACAGCGGCGGTGGCCTTGCTGGTAAAAGAGCGGCAGGAGTTTGCCCTGGCTTTGCAGGTGCTGGACTACCCCTCGCTCAACCTGGCCGACCGCACCGAGGAAAAGCACGTCGTGCCCCGCAAAAACCAGGTGCTGTCGGTGGAGCTGGCCTCGTTTTTCAAGCATATGTACGTGCCCTGCCCCGCCGACCGCCTCCACCCGCTGGCCTCGCCCTTGCTGGCGCCCGATCTGAGCGGCCTGGCCCCGGCCCTCATTCTCACGGCCGAGTACGACCTGCTGCGCGACGAAGGCCGCGAGTATGCCCGCAAGCTGCAAGCCCAGGGCGTAGCGGTCACGCACCAGGAATTTGCCGGCACCGACCACGGCTTTACCCTGCTGGGACCCAAAGCTGCCGCCCAGCAGGCCTGGGAGTTGATGGCCACCTCCCTGCGGCAGGCCCTACACCCCTCGGCGGCCTAA